From one Danio rerio strain Tuebingen ecotype United States chromosome 19, GRCz12tu, whole genome shotgun sequence genomic stretch:
- the LOC100329768 gene encoding G-protein coupled receptor 20 produces MDLLLGGDHQNSSSEFPVNASVVQQGETYLKKLAHLDESLYQEFYTLWVLLMVVNTLMFVVGVVLNSLALYVFCQHSRSRLTPAIYTINLAVADLLVALSLPARIALYHSGGDCVACFYMHTFSYFVNMYCSILFLTSICVDRYMAVVRSSGSRWRSPAVAKIVSICVWLFAVVVTYSLQTSALEFHRASCCRVAVLFALTVLEFVLPLLVIVAFTIRVACALADGKLMPQSWGRRARAVRLLVAVLLVFTVCFTPYHVREAVVYFQLGGSREQHVVAYHVTITLSSLNSCLDPVVYCFVPDSYRSALRKEQKRRSGGHAVAIKGNRSRKAADKAIAYSVTTLTLTPCILPSRDITA; encoded by the coding sequence ATGGATTTGCTCCTCGGAGGTGATCATCAGAACAGCTCATCTGAGTTTCCTGTAAACGCCAGTGTCGTCCAACAGGGGGAGACATACCTGAAGAAGCTTGCACACCTTGATGAATCCCTATACCAGGAGTTTTACACCCTGTGGGTCTTGCTGATGGTGGTCAACACGCTCATGTTTGTGGTCGGAGTGGTGCTCAACAGCCTGGCGCTCTACGTTTTCTGCCAGCACAGTCGTTCCCGATTAACCCCAGCCATTTATACTATAAACCTAGCAGTAGCCGACCTGCTGGTGGCGCTGTCGCTCCCTGCACGCATCGCACTTTATCACAGCGGAGGCGACTGCGTGGCGTGTTTCTACATGCACACTTTTAGCTACTTCGTGAATATGTATTGCAGCATCCTATTTCTGACTAGCATCTGCGTGGATCGCTATATGGCGGTGGTGCGATCGTCGGGCAGTCGTTGGCGCAGTCCGGCGGTGGCGAAAATCGTTAGCATATGTGTGTGGCTTTTCGCAGTTGTCGTCACGTACTCTCTGCAGACTTCAGCTTTGGAGTTTCACCGAGCGTCCTGCTGTCGAGTCGCTGTATTATTCGCCCTCACCGTTTTGGAGTTCGTCCTGCCGCTACTAGTAATCGTAGCATTTACGATTCGAGTAGCATGTGCGCTAGCAGATGGAAAGCTAATGCCGCAGAGCTGGGGTCGCCGAGCACGTGCTGTTCGATTGCTGGTTGCAGTCCTGCTAGTTTTCACCGTGTGTTTTACGCCGTATCATGTGCGCGAGGCGGTGGTGTATTTCCAGCTAGGGGGCAGCAGAGAGCAGCATGTGGTGGCGTATCATGTAACCATCACGCTCAGCAGTCTCAACAGCTGCCTGGATCCTGTGGTTTACTGTTTTGTGCCGGATAGCTATCGCTCTGCGCTGAGGAAAGAGCAGAAGAGGAGATCTGGAGGGCATGCGGTGGCGATTAAAGGAAACAGGAGCAGAAAAGCTGCCGATAAAGCCATCGCTTACAGTGTCACAACTCTTACTCTCACACCCTGCATACTGCCGAGCAGAGACATCACAGCCTGA